Sequence from the Pseudomonas frederiksbergensis genome:
GTCATGGAAATAACGAAAAACACGGCGATGATTATGATGCCCAAAACGCACATTCGCCTCGGCGACTTGGACTCATCCGATTACGCAATCTTTCCGGCAGGCTTGAAACGTCTTTTGATCGTTGATTTTACACTTATGATCTTTAGCTTGGTCTGGATGATAATTGCAGCTGTGCTGATCAAGTTTAGGTAATTCTTCGCAAGTATAACGACACTGCTATGTTCCCCTGATATAGGAGCCGCGTTTCCGAAGGGCGCCGCAAGGCGCCTTTTTCTTTGTCAGGTTGCAACCTGCGACTGCAAGCGGCGCCCCACGACATCCAGCAAATCGCAGTCTTCGCGCAATGAAACCACCAGCACACGAGCCAATTCGCTATAGGCCCCCCTTCGAATGCCAGGTTTCAAGAAACTGGGTGGCGGCGCGAATGCGGTCGGCACGCGGTTTCGTGCAAGACGTCCAGCGGTGCTTCTATGTCGATCAATAACGAAGCGATGATGCACTCGGTACCGGTGACGGGCCTGTATCTTTTCATGACGAAACCCTCTTGATTGTTGAGTTGGCGTTGATTATTTGATGAATCGTCGGGGCTCGCCTGCCTGAAGAGGATGGCCGTCAATTTGATGGCCATCGGTCTAAGTGTTTTTTATATATTTATTTTATTTTTTAGTGTCTTGCTAACCCTTTCCCTATTTTCAGTAAAAGCCTTCAGCCCTCCTGCGCGAAGACTGCAAGCATCACAGCCCCCGCACCCACTGCCCACCACGCCGTTATAACAAGTCAGCGTACGGTTCATCACTAGTTCCAGCTGGTTGTGATAATCCGCCAAGGCCCAGGTCTCTGCCTTGTTCAGCCACATCAACGGAGTCTCGATGCGCAATTTGTAATCCATGCCGGTTTCGATCGCGATGTTCATGGCTTTTACAAAACTGTCCCGGCAATCCGGATACCCTGAAAAATCCGTTTCGCACACACCGGTGATCACCGCTTCAGCCCCCACTTGATAGGCATAGATCGACGCCAACGTCAGAAACAGAATATTGCGACCCGGCACGAATGTATTAGGCGGGCCGTCCTTGCTGCTGTTCGCCGAGGGAACCGGAATATTGGCGCGAGTCAGGCTGCTGACCGCCAGTTCGTTCAATAACGTGGTGTCCAGGACTTTATGGGCCGTCACGCCAAAATGCTTGGCGAGGTCCTTCGCCACTTCAATCTCGGCGCGATGGCGTTGGCCGTAATCGAAGGTGATGCAGTGGATTTCGTCGTACTGGGGTAATGCGTGGATCAGGCAGGTGGTGGAATCCTGGCCGCCGCTGAAAACGATCACGGCTTTCTTGGTCACTTCATTCATCCTTGGCATTCTCGGCTTTTGGTTGGGATGTGACCGTATCGCGTACTTCAAGGACTTTGTTGTGGGACGTTTCGGAAATTAGGTGTTCCGCTTTCCGAGTTTTGCTAGCTGCCTCGCGGGGGCAAGGTTGAGTGCAAGGACGCTGGTCAATACGATGGCCGTCCCGACGACGACCATCGCCGAGGGACGTTCGGCCAGGATCATCGAGGCCATCAGCATGGCGGTCGGCGGGATCAGGTAAAGCGCCATGGACGCTCGGCTCACATCGCTGTGGGCCAGGACGTATGCCCAGGCGAGGTACGCCAGCGCGCTGGGAAAGATGCCGAGCATCAGCACGGCCAGATTCACCGAAGTGGGCGCTTGTTTCGCCTCGTTCAGCAGCCCGGGCGCGAAGAGGAATAACAGCGCGGTTCCCGACCAGACGGTGTAACAGACCATGGTCAGGCCGTCGTAGCGATGGCAATGGCGTTTTTGCAGGGCGAAATACAAGCTCCAGGACAATGCCGCCAGGAGGATCAGCAGTCCATGGGCATTTATCTGACCCAAACCACGATCTCCCGCGACCACTACGGCAGCGCCCGCCAACCCCAACAACACGCACATCCACTGCCAACCATTGACACTGTTCTTGAAGACGAAACGCGCCAGTAGCGCACTGAACAACGGCGTGGTTTGGGCCAGGACACTGGCGGCGCCAGCGCTGACACCTCGCTGCCCGTAGTTGAGGGCGATGTGATGCAGGCTGACGGCGAAAAAACCCAGCAGGGCGAGCAGCGGCACGTCCTTCAATCGAGGCAGGCAAATGCCCTTGGCCAAGGCCACAGCGGCCATGAACGTCGAGGCGATGAGGAATCTCATCAACGCCAGGTGGCCGGGTTCGTATGCCTGAAGGCCGATGCGAATACCAATCGGTGAGTAGGCCCAGCACACAATGACGAACGCTGCTGCCAGGGACACCTTTACGGCTGATGGTTTCGAACCTTTGTTGAGCATTAGCCGCGTCTTCATCCAAGTGCCTGCCTCGGAGTATCGAAAACGTGGCCTATCACCACAAGTGACTTAAACTCATCCAATCATTCACTTTGGGTGAGCAATGGAACTGTCCCAACTGCGCATGTTGAAAGCGGTCTGCGACACCGGCAGCGTCGCGCGCGCCGCTGAAACGCTGCACTGCGTTCCGTCCAACATCACTGCACGCCTCAAGTCGTTGGAGCGAGAGCTCGGCACGTCGTTGTTTTTCCGCGAGGGACGTGGGTTGCGAATCAGCCCGGCGGGGCAAATATTCCTGGAATATGCGACGAGAATCCTCAGCCTGGCGGAAGAGGCTCGCCGAGCAATCGCACCCTCCAACGCTCCGAGTGGGCCGTTGCGCATTGGCGCGATCGAGTCCAGCGCCACCGGGCGCCTGCCCCAGTTGTTGGCCAGATATCATGCGCAGTTCCCGCAGGTGTCATTGGAGCTGAGCACCGGGACCTGGGCTCAGCTGCTGGACGATATCTCGCATCACCGGCTCGATGGCGCAATTGTCGCGGTTGACGTGGAGCGGCCCGGGCTCAAGCGAGCGGTGATGTACCGTGAGGATCTGGTGCTCATTGCTGCCGATTCGCTTGGTCCGCTGCGCAGTGCGGCGGATTTGCAAGGCCTGGCGATTTTCATGTGGCCTGTCGGTTGTCCGTACCGCCTGGCACTGGAGCAGTGGCTGCTGCGCCAGGGGCAGGCGCAGCCGATCACCAGCATCGCCAGCTATGGCGCTATCGTCGGGTGTGTCAGTGCCGGGGCTGGTGTGTCGCTCGTTCCCAGGGGCATTTATGAGCGGTATCGCCAGGGGGCCGGTTGGACAGGGTACGAATTTCCGGAATTGGCGGGAGTGGACAATCTGTTTTATTGGAATGAAAACGCTGGACGCCATCCGGCCAGGGAGGCCTTTTTGGCGATGTTGGAGAGGGAGTTCGAAGGAGGGGACAACTAGGTTGTTGTGGGACTGCTGCGCAGCCCAGCGGGAGACAGCTCCCTCGCCACAGGGAAATTGCCGGCCTCCCTCCCACAATGGTTTGATGATTAATCGACTACTGCACCTTCGCCAAATCCCCTTTCAACGCAACACCCGCCATGATCGCCCCAGCGTGGCATTCGTAGGTCGTCGGGTCCTTGCGCTCGTTGCGCTTGTAGAAGCTGACGATGTTCGTGACGGCGTTGGCGCCGGCGTTCTTCGCGGCTTCGTGCAGGCTGATCAGGGCTGATTGCAGCACCCACTCGCAGGCCGCTTCATCGGACTTGTTGAAGGCGTTGGTTTTCTTGTTGGTCACCGCGCCCGGGCTGACCACCGTGACGTTGCCGGCAGGTTTGTGGCCGGCCAGGTAGAATTTCACGCTGCCGTCGATCTTGCCGGTGCGGATGGCTTCGGCGACCACTTTGTCGAACGGCAGGAATAGCGCGGTATCACGGGCCTGGCTGAGGCTTGGCAGGGTGCCGAGCAGCAGGGCGGCGGTCACGGCGATTTTCTTGAACGGCATCATGGTCTCCTTGACCAAGGGATTAACGGGTTCAATGCCAGCGGCGGAAGATCAGCGAGGTGTTGACCCCACCGAAGGCAAAGTTGTTGTTCATCACGTACTCATTGCTCATCGCGCGAAACTCGTTGCGCAAGTAATCGAGTTTGCCGCATTCGGGGTCGACTTCATCGAGGTTGCAGGTGTGCACGTACAGTTCGCGGTTCATCATTTCGATGCTGAACCAGGACTCCAGCGCACCGCAGGCGCCCAGGGTGTGGCCGAGGAAGCTTTTTTGCGAGCTGATGGGCATCTGCTCGCCGAACAGGCTGCTGGTAGCCAGGGTCTCGGCGATGTCGCCCTGTTCGGTGGCCGTGCCGTGACCGTTGACGTAGCCAATGGCGGACGGCTCGAGGCCGGCATCTTCCAAGGCCAGTTCCATGGCCCGGCGCATGGTGCTCAACTCCGGGCGAGTGGCGTGCTGGCCGTCGGCGTTGCTGCCAAAACCGACGATCTCGGCGTGGATCCGCGCACCACGGGCCAGGGCATGCTCCAGTTCCTCGAGCACCAGCATGCCGGCGCCTTCGCCGATCACCAGGCCATCGCGTCCCTTGTCGTAAGGACGTGGGCTGGTCTGCGGCGCATCGTTTTTCAGGCTGGTGGCGTAGAGCGCGTCGAAGACCATCGCTTCGGTCGGGCACAGTTCCTCCGCGCCGCCAGCGAGCATCAACGGCAAGCGGCCGAACTTGATTGCCTCGTAGGCATAGCCGATGCCGTGGCTGCCGCTGGTACAGGCGCTGGACGTGGGAATCAGTCGTCCGGTCAGCCCGAAGAAGATGCTGATATTGGCCGCCGTGGTGTGGGGCATCATCCGTACATAGGAGTTGGCGTTCAACCCTTCGGCCACGCTGTTGAGCAGCATGTTGCCGAAGGCCTTGATCTCATCGGTGCTGCCGGTGGACGAGCCGCAGGAGACGCCCATGCGCCCGTCCTTGATCGACGGGTCCCCCAGCAGGCCGGCATCGGCCAGGGCCTGTTCCGCCGAGGCGACGGCAAGGCGCGAGACCCGGCCCATGCTGCGCAGTTGCTTGCGCGTCCAGTGGGCGGGGACCTGGAAGTCATCGATGGGCCCGGCCAGGCGGGTGTTCAGTTCGGTGAAACGGTCCCACTCATCCATGCGCCGGATGCCGCTGTGGTTGGCGGCGAAGTTGGCGGCGATGGTCTCCCAGTCGCTGCCGATGGAGGTGATGCCGGCCATGCCGGTGACGACGACGCGCTTCATCAGCACAAGCCTCCGTTGACGGCCAGCACTTGCCGGGTGATGTAGCCAGCTTCGGCGGACATCAGGAAGTTCACCGCGCTGGCGACTTCTTCCGGGGTGCCCATGCGCTGGGCGGGGATCATTTTCATCAATTCTTCCACGGGCACGTTTTCATCGAGCATGGCGGTGTCGATCAACCCCGGCGCGACGCAGTTCACGGTGATCTTGCGCTTGCCCAGCTCGATGGCCAACGCCTTGGCCGCGCCGATGAGGCCCGCTTTCGAGGCGCTGTAGTTGACCTGGCCACGGTTGCCGATCAGGCCGGAAACCGAGGTGATGCAGACGATTCGTCCAGCGGCGCGGCGCCGGATCATCGGCATCATCACCGGGTGCAGCACGTTGTAGAAACCGTCGAGGTTGGTGCGCAACACGCTGTCCCAGTCGTCTTCACTCAACGCCGGGAAGGCGCCGTCGCGGGTCAGGCCGGCGTTGAGCACCACACCGTAGTAAGCGCCGTGGGTTTCGACATCAGCTTCCAGAGCGGCTCTGCAGGCGGCGCGGTCGGACACGTCGAATTGCAGCACCCGGGCGTTGCGGCCCAGGGCCTGGACTTCTGCCTGGACGGCTTCGGCCTCGGCGCGTCCGCTACGGCAGTGCAAGACAATGTCGTGCCCGGCCTGGGCCAAACGCAAGGCGATGGCGCGGCCGATGCCACGGCTGGAGCCGGTGACCAGTACGGATTCAGTCATGGCTGGGTTCCTGTTGCAGGGGGTTCATTGAGGTACTGGGCAGCATGGGGCGGACGGAACACGTTCAGTCGTGCGGTGACATGGATGCCGGGCGCCTGGATATGACATTCGAACACACCCATGCCGTTGTCGTCTTCCAGGGAGCGCACGCCATGGATGGCCAGTTCGGTGCCGAGGGGGAAATGTTCGACATTGCATTCGAACTTGCGCGTTCCAAGCAAAAAGCCCAGCTCCACGGCATCGCCGCGTCGGCGGGCATGACATCCGGCGAACGCCGCGACGCTCTGGGCCATCAACTCGATGCCGACCCAGGCCGGCAGGGCGCCGTCTTCACGGTTGAACAACCCGCCCGGCTTGACCATGGCCAGGGTATGGATCTGCTCGTCATCGAAGCTCACGATCCGGTCGATAAGAATCATGTCGCCTGCGTGGGGCAGCAGTTCGGCGAGCGGCCAGTCGATCATTGGGCGTCTCCGATAATGAGGCTGACGTTGTTGCCGCCGAAGGCAAACGAGTTGCTCATCAAGCGACGGGGGAAGGTCGGGTTCAGGCGGGCGCGGCTATCGATCCAGTTCAGCGCCGGCAGTTCGGGATCGGCCTGGCCGTCCCAGACGTGCGGTGGCAAGGCGTGGCTGGGGTTTTCCGCGCTCAGGGCCAGCCAGCAAAACGCCGCCTCCAGCGCGCCTGCCGCGCCAAGCGTGTGGCCGGTCATGGGCTTGGTGGACGAGCAAGGCACCCCCGCCGGAAACAATCCGGCCACCGCATGGCTTTCCATGGCGTCGTTATGTTGCGTGGCGGTGCCGTGCAGGTTCAGGTAGTCGATCTGGCTGGCGTCCAGGCCAGCGCAGCGCAAGGCTTTTTCCATCGCCTGACGGGCGCCGCGACCGCTGGGTTCCGGCGCGGAAATGTGATGGGCGTCGGAGCTGGCACCGCCACCCAGCAGGGCAATCGAGTGGCCGTCGCCTGGCGTCTTGCTCATGAGAAACAGCACCGCCGCTTCGCCGATGTTGATGCCGCTGCGGTTCACCGAAAACGGGTTGCAGCGCTCGCTCGACACCGCTTCCAGGGCGCAGAAGCCATTGAGGGTCAGCTTGCACAAACTGTCTACGCCACCGCAAAGCACTGCATCGCACAGGTCCAGGTCCAGCAGGCGACGGGCACTCATCAAGGCTCGCGCGCTGGAGGTGCAGGCGGTCGAGATCACGTAGGAAGGGCCGCTCAAGCCAAGCCAGTCGGAGAGGAAATTGGCCGGCGCGCTGAGTTCCTGCTGTTGGTAATCGTAGCCTTCGGGGAACCGTTGCTCGCGCAGGTAATGGGCGATGCCCTGGCTGGCCTCGTCGATGCCCGACGTGCTGGTGCCCAGGACGACGCCGATGCGCGTGGGGCCGTAAGCCTTGATGGCTTGATCGATGTCGGCACGTATCTGCAATCCGGCGTCGAGCAAAAGCTGATTGTTGCGGCTGCGTTGCGCCACCAGCGCCTCGGGGATGGTTGGCAGATCACCCCTTGCCGAAGCCACCGGCAATGCCCGCTCGGCCACCCAGCCGGCTTCGACGCGCACGCCCGAGCAATCGCCGGCAAACAGGTTGCGCGCGACGTTTTGTTTGTCCCGGCCCAGGGAGCAGATGACCCCGAGGGCGTTCAGATAAGCGGTCATGGTGCGCTCTCGGTCAGCGGTGTGATGCGGTAGTTCGGGCCTTGCGGCAGGCGCAATTCAAAGTCCAGAGGTCGTTTGTAGCGCACCTGCCAGCGCATATCGAGGACGCGTTCAACGCCGTGTTGCCGGGCGACGGGGTAGCGGCCGACAAGCTCCGTTTCCGGGGTCAAGGCGAACAACAGCGCCGCGAACAATTCCCGCGCCTCGGCATTGGGCGGCAACAGGCCGTCGGCCTGCCATTGGCCATCGACCAGGCGCTGGCGCGCCAGGGGAATGCCCAGCGGGTCCATCATCGACCAGCGGATCCCGGTGCTTTCACGCTGGATCACCAACAGCCAATCCTGGCGCTGGCCGGCCAGTTGCCGCTCGATGTGCAATTGCAGCGGCAGCGCCAGGGTCGGCATAGGCTCGGGCAGCGGTGCCTGGCTGGCGCAGGCGCTGAGCAGCAGTGTAAAGCCGATAAGCAGGGCCCGGAACATCAGGCGCCCCCTTCGAGCGGCTTGCGCGCCACCACGTTGACCAGGGTTTCCTCGCGCTCGCCAAACGGCTTGGGCCGACGCAGGCCCCAGCGTTCCAGCAGGCCGAAGTCTTTGGCGCGGCTCCACCACAGGTACGGGTAGGACACGTTGCGGTCCTCGAACAGGAACCCTTGGTTGCGGATCATCGCCAAGTACTGCGCGGCACTTTTCTGCACGTGCATCGGGTGGCGAAACAGCCAGCGGATCACCCAGGTGTCGATGTAGGCCTCGGTGGATTCAGCGAACAACAGGTAGCCGCCGGGCTTGAGCACGCGATGGAACTCGGCGAGGGCTTTTTCCTGTTCCACCAGGTGATGAAAGGTCTGGTGGCAGAACAGCAGGTCGACGCTGGCATCGGGCACGGACAAGGTTGCGCAGTCGCTGCCGACCAGTTCCACCGTCATGTCCTGGCGGGCTGCTTCTTCGGCGCTCAGTTCCAGGCTGTGCGGGTCTGCGTCCACGCCGATCAGGCGTTGCGGCGCGAACACCTGGCGCAAATACTGGAACGACTTGCCCTGGCCGCAGCCGGCATCCAGCAGCACAGGGTTTGCCGGCGGCGCGGCGCTGAACAGGCCGCGCAGGTCCTTGATCGCCACGCGCAGCACATGATGCTGCCAGGTGTGACTGCGCAGGAACCAGAAACCGAACCGGGTTTCTTCGACGTAGTCGTCGCTCAGGTAGCTCATGTTTGCTGACTCGGCGCTGTGTTCGCGCAGATTTCCGAGAGCATGCGCAGGCGCCGCTTGGGTTCGCTGACGAAGGGGTTGCGCTGGTCCCAGGCGTAGCCGGCGAGGATCGAACTGATCATGCGGCGGATGTCGGCGGAACCTTCGGTGTAGAAAATCACATCCTGGAACGTGCCGGCGTACCAGCCTTCGACGTAGCAGCGGAACGTGTCGACGCCGCGCTTGAGTGGCTCGGCGAATTCGCTTTGCCAATCTACCTGCTCGCCTGATAGCTGACGATGCAGCACCCCGGCGGCCATGCTCGCCGAGCGCATGGCGATGGTCACGCCGGACGAGAACACCGGGTCGAGGAATTCCGCAGCGTTGCCCAGCAGGGCGAAGCCGGGGCCATGCAAAGTCTTGACGTTGGCCGAGTAGCCGCCGATGGTCCGCGCCGGGGTGTCCCACAGGGCATTGTCCAGCACGCCGGCCAGGCTTGGCGTTTCGTCGATGAAGCTGCGCAGGCAGGCGTCGAGGTCATCGGTGCGACCCTCGAAATGCTCGGCTGCCGCGACCACGCCTACAGAACAACGGCCGCCGCTGAAGGGGATGGTCCAGAACCACACGTCGCGCTTCGTCGGATGGGTCGTGATGAGGATTTTCTCGCGATCGAATGCCGGGTTCTCGATGCGGTCTTCGATGTGGGTGAACACTGCTTGGCGCACCGGGAAATTCGACGGCGCCTCAAGGTCCAGCAGGCGTGGCAGGACCCGGCCGTAGCCGCTGGCGTCGAGAACGAAATCGGCCTCGAGCCGGTACTCGCTGCCGTCTTCGCGCTGCACGCCCAGTTGCGGCTTGGCGAGGGAGAAATCAGCGTTGGCAATGGCCTGGCCGTAGCGGATTTCCACTCCCTGCAGGGCCGCTTGGTCGGCGAGCAACTTGTCGAAGTCGGCGCGCTGGACCTGGAACGTGGTGGGCTTGCCTTCGCTGAAGGTGTCGCCGAAATCGAAGGCGCTGTAGCGCTCGCCCCAGGCGAATGCCGCGCCGTTCTTGCGCTGGAAGCCGGCGGCGTTGACCGCGTCGAGCATGCCGGCTTCTTCGACGAAATCCAGGCAATGGGACAACAGGCTCTCGCCGATGGAGAACCGTGGGAAATGCTGGCGCTCGATGACCAATACATCGTGGCCCTTGCGCTTGAGCAGCGCGGCGGCGATCGCGCCGGAGGGGCCTGCGCCAATGATGACGACCTGTCGACGTTCCATTTCAACTGTTGGCACGGGGGCTCCTGGCCGGGACGGCATGCGAAGGAATACGGTGAAAACCGGCCAGGGCCGGCAGCAATGTGGCGATCAGACCCATCAGCATCAGCGCGAAGTACAGCGCCGGGCTGATGAGTTGTTGTTGCAGCAACAGATTGAGGAAGACGATTTCACTCAAGCCGCGAATATTCAGCAAGATACTTTCGCGCAAGCGGCTGGCGCCAGCGAAGGACGCCCCCGCCCAACCGAGCCCCAGCCAGTTGCCAAGGAGCTTGCTGGCAATAGGCAACAGCAGCAACGCCGCCAGCTGGACCCAGCCAAGGCTGTCCATGGCGCTGTGCACGTTGATCTGCACGATACCGAACGTCAGGATCAACGGGATGGCCAGGTAGGTCTGCAACCGGTTCATCCACTCGGTGCCGAGGGGCAATACCAACGGTACCTTGAGCGCGGCCATGCACAGCAGGTAGCCGATGCCGGCGATGAGTGCATTGAGCCGGTAATGCTCGGCCACCACCAGCAGGGCAAAGAACAGGCCGCTGTGCAGCAAGGGCTGGCGCAGGCCAGCCAGCCGTAGCAGCAACGGCACGCAGGCGCCGGCCAGTGGCAGCAACAGGCTGCCCAGGTGCAGGCTGCCCTGGGCCAGG
This genomic interval carries:
- the queC gene encoding 7-cyano-7-deazaguanine synthase QueC, with translation MTKKAVIVFSGGQDSTTCLIHALPQYDEIHCITFDYGQRHRAEIEVAKDLAKHFGVTAHKVLDTTLLNELAVSSLTRANIPVPSANSSKDGPPNTFVPGRNILFLTLASIYAYQVGAEAVITGVCETDFSGYPDCRDSFVKAMNIAIETGMDYKLRIETPLMWLNKAETWALADYHNQLELVMNRTLTCYNGVVGSGCGGCDACSLRAGGLKAFTENRERVSKTLKNKINI
- a CDS encoding DMT family transporter produces the protein MKTRLMLNKGSKPSAVKVSLAAAFVIVCWAYSPIGIRIGLQAYEPGHLALMRFLIASTFMAAVALAKGICLPRLKDVPLLALLGFFAVSLHHIALNYGQRGVSAGAASVLAQTTPLFSALLARFVFKNSVNGWQWMCVLLGLAGAAVVVAGDRGLGQINAHGLLILLAALSWSLYFALQKRHCHRYDGLTMVCYTVWSGTALLFLFAPGLLNEAKQAPTSVNLAVLMLGIFPSALAYLAWAYVLAHSDVSRASMALYLIPPTAMLMASMILAERPSAMVVVGTAIVLTSVLALNLAPARQLAKLGKRNT
- a CDS encoding LysR family transcriptional regulator; its protein translation is MELSQLRMLKAVCDTGSVARAAETLHCVPSNITARLKSLERELGTSLFFREGRGLRISPAGQIFLEYATRILSLAEEARRAIAPSNAPSGPLRIGAIESSATGRLPQLLARYHAQFPQVSLELSTGTWAQLLDDISHHRLDGAIVAVDVERPGLKRAVMYREDLVLIAADSLGPLRSAADLQGLAIFMWPVGCPYRLALEQWLLRQGQAQPITSIASYGAIVGCVSAGAGVSLVPRGIYERYRQGAGWTGYEFPELAGVDNLFYWNENAGRHPAREAFLAMLEREFEGGDN
- a CDS encoding beta-ketoacyl-ACP synthase gives rise to the protein MKRVVVTGMAGITSIGSDWETIAANFAANHSGIRRMDEWDRFTELNTRLAGPIDDFQVPAHWTRKQLRSMGRVSRLAVASAEQALADAGLLGDPSIKDGRMGVSCGSSTGSTDEIKAFGNMLLNSVAEGLNANSYVRMMPHTTAANISIFFGLTGRLIPTSSACTSGSHGIGYAYEAIKFGRLPLMLAGGAEELCPTEAMVFDALYATSLKNDAPQTSPRPYDKGRDGLVIGEGAGMLVLEELEHALARGARIHAEIVGFGSNADGQHATRPELSTMRRAMELALEDAGLEPSAIGYVNGHGTATEQGDIAETLATSSLFGEQMPISSQKSFLGHTLGACGALESWFSIEMMNRELYVHTCNLDEVDPECGKLDYLRNEFRAMSNEYVMNNNFAFGGVNTSLIFRRWH
- the fabG gene encoding 3-oxoacyl-ACP reductase FabG yields the protein MTESVLVTGSSRGIGRAIALRLAQAGHDIVLHCRSGRAEAEAVQAEVQALGRNARVLQFDVSDRAACRAALEADVETHGAYYGVVLNAGLTRDGAFPALSEDDWDSVLRTNLDGFYNVLHPVMMPMIRRRAAGRIVCITSVSGLIGNRGQVNYSASKAGLIGAAKALAIELGKRKITVNCVAPGLIDTAMLDENVPVEELMKMIPAQRMGTPEEVASAVNFLMSAEAGYITRQVLAVNGGLC
- a CDS encoding hotdog family protein; this translates as MIDWPLAELLPHAGDMILIDRIVSFDDEQIHTLAMVKPGGLFNREDGALPAWVGIELMAQSVAAFAGCHARRRGDAVELGFLLGTRKFECNVEHFPLGTELAIHGVRSLEDDNGMGVFECHIQAPGIHVTARLNVFRPPHAAQYLNEPPATGTQP
- a CDS encoding beta-ketoacyl-[acyl-carrier-protein] synthase family protein, giving the protein MTAYLNALGVICSLGRDKQNVARNLFAGDCSGVRVEAGWVAERALPVASARGDLPTIPEALVAQRSRNNQLLLDAGLQIRADIDQAIKAYGPTRIGVVLGTSTSGIDEASQGIAHYLREQRFPEGYDYQQQELSAPANFLSDWLGLSGPSYVISTACTSSARALMSARRLLDLDLCDAVLCGGVDSLCKLTLNGFCALEAVSSERCNPFSVNRSGINIGEAAVLFLMSKTPGDGHSIALLGGGASSDAHHISAPEPSGRGARQAMEKALRCAGLDASQIDYLNLHGTATQHNDAMESHAVAGLFPAGVPCSSTKPMTGHTLGAAGALEAAFCWLALSAENPSHALPPHVWDGQADPELPALNWIDSRARLNPTFPRRLMSNSFAFGGNNVSLIIGDAQ
- a CDS encoding DUF3261 domain-containing protein, whose product is MFRALLIGFTLLLSACASQAPLPEPMPTLALPLQLHIERQLAGQRQDWLLVIQRESTGIRWSMMDPLGIPLARQRLVDGQWQADGLLPPNAEARELFAALLFALTPETELVGRYPVARQHGVERVLDMRWQVRYKRPLDFELRLPQGPNYRITPLTESAP
- a CDS encoding class I SAM-dependent methyltransferase, which gives rise to MSYLSDDYVEETRFGFWFLRSHTWQHHVLRVAIKDLRGLFSAAPPANPVLLDAGCGQGKSFQYLRQVFAPQRLIGVDADPHSLELSAEEAARQDMTVELVGSDCATLSVPDASVDLLFCHQTFHHLVEQEKALAEFHRVLKPGGYLLFAESTEAYIDTWVIRWLFRHPMHVQKSAAQYLAMIRNQGFLFEDRNVSYPYLWWSRAKDFGLLERWGLRRPKPFGEREETLVNVVARKPLEGGA
- a CDS encoding NAD(P)/FAD-dependent oxidoreductase, translated to MPTVEMERRQVVIIGAGPSGAIAAALLKRKGHDVLVIERQHFPRFSIGESLLSHCLDFVEEAGMLDAVNAAGFQRKNGAAFAWGERYSAFDFGDTFSEGKPTTFQVQRADFDKLLADQAALQGVEIRYGQAIANADFSLAKPQLGVQREDGSEYRLEADFVLDASGYGRVLPRLLDLEAPSNFPVRQAVFTHIEDRIENPAFDREKILITTHPTKRDVWFWTIPFSGGRCSVGVVAAAEHFEGRTDDLDACLRSFIDETPSLAGVLDNALWDTPARTIGGYSANVKTLHGPGFALLGNAAEFLDPVFSSGVTIAMRSASMAAGVLHRQLSGEQVDWQSEFAEPLKRGVDTFRCYVEGWYAGTFQDVIFYTEGSADIRRMISSILAGYAWDQRNPFVSEPKRRLRMLSEICANTAPSQQT